The Lutra lutra chromosome 1, mLutLut1.2, whole genome shotgun sequence genomic sequence CATTCTTGTGTGGGGTGTCAGAGATTTTGGTCGGCTGTGTAGGTGGTCAGCCTGTCTACATACCCGCCCCCAAGAAGAATCCTGGACACCAAGGCAGGGTGGGCTTCCCTGGTTGGCAGGACCCTGTCGTCACACCCTGTTGCTGAGAGAAGTAGGCGCTGTCCATGTGCCTCCACGGGGAGGGGACACCAGGAAGCTCATGTCTGCCTTCTCTGGGCTCCACGCGTCTCTACCCTTTGTTGATCTTCATCTGTGTCCTTTGCCTCCAATAAATTGTGAGCATGACCCTTTCTGAATTCTTTGAGCCTTAGCAAGTCACCAAACCTGACAGTGAAATGGGGACCCCTGAGATGCAATTCCATTTATGGCACTAAGAAATCTCTGCCTGATCTTAGCTGAGCTGGGATTGGGGTACCTCTCCTGAGCAACAGGTGGGTTCCCGACACTGTGGATGGGGGAAACTGCTCGGGCTCCCCCTCACTGGCTGTTGGATAGAGCCACACTTGAGACCCACTGTGACAAGGTTCTAGGTCACTGAGGTCCTCAGCAGCTTTGGTCCTTGGTCCCGATTCTATCTTGGGCTTCTATCCAgcgtttttctttcttctgtcattcCTATTCCCCATGCTGCATTTCACACACACTTATGAcacctaaaattctttttttttttttttttaagatttcatttatttatttgacacagagagcgagacAGGGaaagcgggaacacaagcagggggtgtgtgagaaggagaagcaggcttcctgctgagcagggagcctgatgcagggctcggtcatgacctgagctgaaggcagatgcccagtgactgagccactcaggtgctccccaccccccccacctaaaattcttttggaaacagGACGGAAGATGCATTACCAGTCAGTCACCCATCAGTCAGCCTTGGAGTCTAAGTGTTTATCCATTCGACCTGTGCTCTCCGTGCAGGTGTGGTCACCATGAGCCACGTGTGGCTCTTACTGTGGCCAATCCCAGTCGAGATGAGCTGTCTGTGAACAATACATGCCAGGTTTCATATCCCTGGTACGAGAATTTTTTAAACGTGAAATAGactgttaataatttttatatcgatggggcgcctgggtggctcagtgggttaagccactgctttcggctcaggtcatgatcccggggtcctgggatcgagtcccatatcaggcttcccatgctttgtggggagcctgcttctccctctccctccctctccccctgcttgtgttctctctctctctgtcaaataaataaataaaatctttaaaaaaagatttttatattgatttcatgTTGATTTTTTGGGTGTGTTGGTTTAAACAAGATCTGTTATTAACATGAATGACATCTAtgtctttttgcctttttaaatagAGGTATGAGAACATTCGGTTATAAATGTGGCTCATGTTTGTGGTTTGCCTTGCTGGACAGCGCTGGTCTCCCACTGTCTTTGACCCCTGGCAAAGGCATTATAGAAGTCaggctggggcatctggggggctcagtcagttaagcgtctgcctttggctcaggtcatgatcccagggtcctgggatcgagccctatgtcaggttccctgctcagtggggagcctgcttctccctctgctccctgcttgtgctctctctcgctgtctctgttgttatctctgtctctctctcaaacaaataaataaaatctttttaaaaaatcaggctgATTTTAGGGCAATGCAAATGCCCTGAGATTATGAtggtggatatatgtcattacacatctgtccaaacccacagaaggtACAACACCCAGAGTGAATGGTAAGGTAAGCCATGGACCTTGGGTGATGATGGTTTGTCAAGGGAGTTCATCATTTATAGCAAATGCACCACCGTGATGGGGGACGTTGATATTAGAGGAGGCTGAGTAAGGTGGGGTAGGGGGTATacgggaaatctctgtactttctgctcaatttggCTGCAAACTCcaatttgatctttttttaaaaaaatatttatttatttaagtaatctctacacctaagatggggctcaaacttataaccctgagatcaagagtcacacactcctctAAAGGAACCAGCCAggagcaccccctccccaaactgatctttaaaaaatagtcttaaaaaaataatcaggctGAGGAGTTGGTCATCTGATGGCTACCTCctatgaagccttccctgactgcctTAGACTCAAGAATGGAACCCTGTCACACCCTCCCCTAGCCCCTCATTCTTGGCTGGCCGTCACACCAACCACTCTGCCTTGTGGCTGCCTTACCGTCTGCCAGCCTGGGAGCCCCTCCAAGCAGGGGTCCTGTGGGCTGGCTCATCCTTGAGCACACCCCATCACCTCACGCGGCACCCCTCCATCCCCGTCCCTATCTGGCAGGGATAACCACCGTCATCTCAAAGACAATGAACAAGGGTTGGCAAGCTACAGCCCGTGGGCCACAACTGGCCTGCCATTTCTTTTTGTATGACCCAGAAGCTCAGAAGACTtagtttcacaaaaataaaaatatgattcctGTTTTGTGGCAGGTGAACATGATATGAAATCCACATTTCAGCCTCTGTAAACGGGGTCTGAGGGGCACATAGCCTCGCCCGCATAAGATAGAATCTGTGGCAGCTTTCACGTAGGATTGATTTGTGATGACAGAGACCACCGGGTCTGCAAAGCTAAGGTGTGCACTGTATAGCCCGCTGCAGAAAAGGTCTAGGACGGCCCCCAGCCCCCttgtcccctctgctcccccaacaAAATCTGTAGCTACCTGCTGCTAGAAGGGACTCATCTTCAGAGAGTACCAGGAACCTCACAGCTTCCGGAAGCTTCTCCAGCAGGCTGTCTCCTTCAGGGGAAACCTGCGCAAAGTCAAGGATGTCCATCAAGCATTTCCACAGAGTGAAGGGTCCAGGGTCAGGGACTTGGATGCAAGGCTCTGCTGCTCACCAGCTTCGAAGCAAATGTTTCAGCCCTTgggtgccttagtttccttatctgttaaatgGGCCATGGTGCAGGACCACAATATGGGGccatcatgggggggggggttcccccTACCCTGCTCACAGTCAGCCCTCAAGCCATGGCTGCTAGTATTATTTTTGTTGATGCTGCTTTTGTAATCAACTCAGGGACCTGGAGAACATCCCAGCACCTGTTTTCTGCCCCTGGGGAAGCTCTGGAGATCTCAGGTAAGATCGAAACACcagatataatatataaaaaatatatatatatatatatatatatatatatatatattcacttttatttagCAGGGGCAGGAGAAAGTGAATTTCCTCATGGCTGTTActgctgactttttaaaaaacgaaaacaaaaacatgttttttggggcacctgggtggctcagtaggttaagcgtctgcctttggctcaggtcatgatctcagggtcctaggactgagcctcGCATCAAGttccctctgctcagtggggagtgtgcttctccttctcccactccccctacttgtgtgctctctctccccaccatccTTTTTTGCACCATCCATCAGAGACACTGTTCTgcaagtttgctttttttctactttatgtgTCTGGGGTAGTAGTTctcaaggggtggggagggccattTTGTGCCATCCCCGCCAGCTAAGGACAgctggcaatgtctagagacatttttggcaGGACCGAGTGCCAACAACGACCCACAGTGGCCTGCCCCCAGGAAACACCAAGGCATGTTTCCTGAACCGCGCTGAGTTGCAAATCCCTCAATTAAGAAACCAAATGTCATTTAGGGAAAGATCAAAGGTGAAGTGGTTTCTCCCAATTTCTAGGACATCTGAGCACTTTGGAGCTGAGCGATGCGGGCGCCACGTTCAGGAGAGGGACTTACCAAAGAGATGGAGCCCTTGCTAAACCCGGTCACCATCTTGCCTTGCTTATGGACCGAGACCCCACAGGTTGGTGTTTCTTCTTTGACGCTGGATAAATGTTGCCTCCCCTGCAGTGTTCCTGTGGCTGAGCTCCACAGACTGACCATGCCAGCCTCAGACACGGTCAGCAGCATGGCCCGGGAAGCAAGTGCCCTGGTGCATATCCAGCGGTCAGAGACATCTCCCAGGATATGGAAAACCAGCTCTGCCGTTTCCAGATTCCAAGCACTGATCTGATGGAAtcgagggaaagaagagaaatctcAGCAAGAGACCTGGGTTGCAAGTTTTCCGAGGTCAGATGCAAAACGTGTGCTTTTTCATAgtgcatgcattttattttcaacactcttagtttaaaaaaaaaaaaaaaaggcagaggtggagaggaggTGTCCTGGATTAGATCCTAGAGTAGCAAAAGGGCATTTGcagaaaaactgaggaaatccGAGTAAAGTCTGAGTGAGGTTGAGAGAACTTTAGCAATATTAATGTCTTAGCTGTAACGGATGTTCCCTAGTTATGTAAGACGTTGACATGACAGAAGACTGGATAGAAGGGCATATGGGAACTCTCCATAATAGCTTTATAACATTTTCGTGAACCTAAAATTTCTCCAAAATAACAgtcttaaaaatgggaaaaaaggggcccctgggtggctcaatcattaagcgtctgccttcggctcaggtcatgatcccagagtcctgggtttgagccccacatcatgcttcctgctcagtgggaagcctgcttctccctctcccactccccctgcttgtgttccctctctcactgtctctctctcactgtcaaataaataagtaaaatctttttaaaagggtgGAAAATGTCAGCCATACCATATGCATTCACATATCTGTTCACTACAAGTAATTCTTGATTATGGGAGGTTTCATATTTAACCTCACCCAAAAAAGTACCTTTTCAAATCAATAgtaaccagggtgcctgggtggctcaatcggttaagcgactgccttgactcaggtcatgatcttagggtcctgggatggagcacggcattgggctcccggctcagcagggagtctgcttctctctccatcccttcaccCAACACAAATGTGAGTGCGagcacttgctctctcttgctccttctcaaataataaataaaatcttaaaaagaaagaaagaaggggagattCAAAGATCtatgtataggggcacctgggtggctcagtgggttaagcctctaccttcggctcaggtcatgatcccagggttctgggatcgagccccacatcgggctctctgctcagtggggagcctgcctccctctaccccctctctgcctgcctctctgcctacttgtgatctctctctctctgtgtcaaataaataaataaaatataaaataaagaatgtacttaaaaaaaaaaagatctatgtaTAAGGAAAGttgtttcagttatttaaaagtacaaagaattggaaacaacctaTTTGTCCAGTAGGAAGGGATCAGTTTAATAAACTATAGAGGAGTCAAGGCAAGGACATCTCACAAATCTCTAAGCCTTCTGTTTCTGAAGAATGTTTGAGGTTGTGggcaaataaaaacagatttatgaAGCTGCATAGCTAGCTTTCTATATGGTTTGATCCCCATTTTGTGTTATACTTATACACACGAGTATTTgtacatacacacccacacaccacaGAACACAAACTCATGTAAATGTTATAACAGTGGTTGTCTTTGggattaattattattattttttatttctttttttaaagctttaaaaaaaaagatttcatttatttatttgatagaaagagcaagcacaagcaggaggagtggcaggcagagggagaacggggctccccgctgagcaaggagccccatgtggggctcgatcccaggaccctgggatcatgacctgagctgaaggcagaagcttaactgactgagccactaaggcacccctatttctttcttcctttcttccttccttcctttctcttccttccttcctttcttccttccctccttacttcttttccttctttccttatttcttccttccttcctttctttctttttttaagatttattttagggagaggggGAGCAAGAGAGAATGTCTGagtgcagggagaggcagaagaagaaaatccaagcagactccttgctgaatgtggagcccaacactgccggccttgatctcacgaccctgtgatcatgacctgaaccaaaactaagagtcggacactcaaccaactgagccacacaggcccccctattatttccttttttttttttttttttttactgtgttttccAAACTTACGCAGTTTGGAAATCAGTCAACACTTCCCTAATATTTAAGTCTGCTATGTCAATAATAGTATAATGAATGCATGTTGTGTAACTTCAAATTTTGTATTagtcccttaaaaaaattaagaggaaacaagtaaaatcaatttaaataatgtatttggtTTAACCCTATGTCCAAATGCTACCACTGCAACATATAATTAATATCAAATTACTATTGAAATCTTTTACATTATTTCCACAGTACTAAGGCTTTGAAAGCCAGTGTGTGTTTTCTACTTATggcacatttcaagtgctcagtttCAGTCTTCATAATTGAAGTTTGGTGGTGACCccccatattggacagcacagtttATAAGCTACCAATATTACTTATGTTAACAACTGCCCAttactaataaaatataataattaatagcTATTAAATATTTGGTGCTTACTCTGCACCAAACACTCTGCCAGGTGTTTTAGTCATTATCTCATCAGGTAGATGAAGAATGGAGGCAGAGAGGTACAGTGATATGATTAAGATCACTCAGCTTGCAAAGAAGTCATCTGGGAGTTAGGTACAGATTTTTCCCCATGCCTTTAGTTCCTAAGCTTTCACCCACTGTTCTACTGTGTCTCTATTCATCATACAATCAGATCGTAGGGTTATAATTGACGTAAGGGAATAACATGGCAGAATACAGATTGTTTTCAGGTGTATGTGGAATATTTACCAAGAGAGACCCTAAAATGAGTCTCAATACATCTGAAAAGATTCATCATACAAATGAAATTaagttaggaaagaaaaaggtaagCTACCTGGGAACCTTTCAAATATCTGGGAACGAACAACATCCTTCTAACTAGCCTGTcaaccaaagagaaaatcaaaagggaaatctGAAAGTATTTTAAACTGACAGTAAATGATAATATGACATAGCAAGTTTTGTGGGATGCAAGTAAGGCTGTACTCAGAGGACAATTTATAGCACTAAAACgaccaaatttaaaaagattagggatgcctgggtggctcagtcagttaagccttctactcttggtttctgctcaggtcacaatctcatgggtCAAGAgagtgagccctgcatcaggctccctggtgagtgGGGGGGTCtggttgaagattctctcctctgcccttccctaccaataaataaataagtctttagttatttattatttttagggaGAAAGAGTTAAAGAGCATGCGGAGAGGGAACAGAGGCTCCGCTAAGtctggaacccaatgtggggcttgatctcatgaatttgacatcatgacctgagcagaaatcaagaggcagaagcttaaccaactgagccactcaggtgccccaataaatatatcttaaaaaaaaaaaaaaaagatgaaatgtcTCAACTCTTAGGGTCAGAAAGAACTATCAGAATCACCTAATCCAACTGCGTAGTTTGAAACCCCTTATCGCATCCCATCCAGTGGTTGTGCACCCCTGTTTATGCCCACCCCCCCTCTCAGGGACCCCACCTCCTAGAAACAGCGTATGCTGTCTTGGAATGCTCTAGTAAcagctttcctttaaaaacaggACAGGTGTTTGTTACCTTTGAGCCAGATGCCAAATATACAACCTTCTTTGCTTCCTCCACGTGAAGACTCCAGATCTCAGGTTCAGTGGGATCTCTTGAGCCTCTGTCCCAAATGATGAATTTCTCCTGCCCAGAGAGTAAGTCCCACAGACGCAGCGTGTGGTCCTTTGAGGCAGAGAGGGCAAGCGTCCCTTTGGCAAACACTTTCACATACCTCACCTCTCCTGTGGTAGACCAGGGGGTTGGGAGAATATGTTAGCTGAAAACATTTTGACTTTCCAACTCCCAAAATGCCTGTTGGTTTGGAAAAGATGATGGATTCGAACATAACCAAATTACAAATAAGGGAATGTGGCAAAACTCAATTAAGAGTGCAACTGGTTGAGATTAAATCAATTGCCCTGATGTGACTATGTAATAAACAGAGCTCATGGCAATTTAAAAAAGCTCAGCGTCATCCTGGGAGTGTTTAAAATCAACAAACATGTAAAAACAAGGTAATGTTATGGAGAAGATTTTACAATCATGGAGAGATATTTTCCAAGCAAAACACAAAATTCGGAAGACATAAAGAGGAAAGATTGATCAATTGAATTacataaaaatgcagaattttagGAGGATGAAATATAGTTGAAAGTCATATGACAgatcaagagaaaatatttataatgtataacaGATGATGGAGACTCTCCTTAATAAACAAAAAGTTCTTACAGATAAGCAGGGAAAATACAAACAACCCACTCAGAAATTGGACAAAGAATATAATGCCGTGCAAGTGCTTgagccggggcggggcggggcagggggggaggggcagagagagagggagagagtctcagggaggctccacactcagtgtggagccctgtGCAGatctcaatcccatgaccctgagatcatggtacctgaggtgaaatcaggagtcggacatttaatgtactgagccacccagacgctcctgGCAAAAATTTTACAGATTGATTACTAGACTACTGACAAAGATATTCATATTGTCCTGATGGATGTATAAATTGATGTAAGTTTGTAAAGGGTAATTTGGTAACACTAAAAGTTAAAATGTGTAGTCCCTTGGTTTTGTTAATACACTATAGTTATGTAAGATGTTGCCATTCTGGGAAAGTGGATACATGGTAGGAACTTCTACCTCTAGAGAAGTATAGTGTAGAGAAGAAGGACTTCTCTGCACTATGTTAGCAACTTCTTGTGAGtctagaattatttcaaaataaaatgctcagaAAAAGAGGGGACAAGGAAAAATGTGCATACAATTTgactcagaaattccacttctagacaTGCGTCTTGCTGAAATAATGGAACAGGTGTGTAAAGATACAGGATATTGGTTGCAGGGttgtcttataaaaataaaattgcaaacaACCTATTTATGAAAAGGGAGTTGTTAAATAATATggtgtagggggcgcctgggtggctcagtggttaaagcctctcccttcggctcaggtcatgatcccagggtcctggaatcgagccccacattgggtgctctgctcagcaggaagactgcttccacctctctctctctctctgcctgcctctctgcctacttgtgatctctgcctgtcaaataaataaataaaagcttaaataaTATGGTGTATCCTTATAAAGAAtgttatgcagccattaaaaataataagatagatCTATATATACCCCTAACCGTAATAAATTATTACAACAGCCAATACTTACTGGGGAGCTTTCTATGTGCCGAGTGTAGCTGTTAGTACTTTACATGTGTTAAACTCCTTTAATATCATAAAGATGTTGtgaggtactattattatcccattgTATAGACATGGAAACAGAGGCACAGCAGCTGAGTACAGCAGCTTACCCAGAACTACATGATTAATAAGTAGTGAAGCCAGGATTCCTGCCCAGAACCAAGCTCTCAGCCGCTACAAGGTAACATTACAATATATTGTGACAAAAGTGAGTTACAGCCCAGTGTATAAAATAGCaccatctacttttttttttttttgccttttgatttttttattactcaaaagagcttcattttttttttttttatttagctttctggctctgtgcttgTGCCTTCAACACTTTCACAACGATTTTCTGCTCCTCGATAAGGAAAGCACGCTTGATCCTGTCACGAACACACTTGGCACACATGGAACCACCGTAGCCCCTGCTGACATGTTTTTTCGTTTTAGACAACCTCATAAGCACTTTAGGTCTCACAGCACGAACTCCTCGAAGTCGGCCTGGGCACACGCCACATGCAGATTTTGGTGCTTTCCCAACCTTCTTGGTATAAAGGTAAACGATTCTATTACCTGGGGTTCGGGACAGCCGAGTTTTATTAGAGGCTGTATTGTAGGACAGCCTACGACGGTAGGTCAAATGCTGGACCATTCTGAATGCCTACGGAAGCTGTCCCCGGAAGAGGAAAAACGCACCATCTACTTTTGACAAAAACATGAGCATATACAGAGATATGTCTGCATAAGcctagaaaaaaaattgcttatgGCATATCATAAACTGTGAGGACTGATAACTTCCATGGAGTCTGATGGATGGGAGAGACCAAagggaattttatttctttatgattcaaATGACAGGAGGAGAGCCggtaatttttatttgttgtgaTTTGGATATTTTTCAATCCAAAATGTGTATAAATAGTTATGCATTACAAAATATCCCcatacagggatgcctgagtggctccattggttaagcgcctgcctttggctcaggtcatgatcccagggtcctgggatcgagtcctgcttctggctccatgctcagcagctctcccctctgcttgtgcttgtcCCCTTTGCCAGCTCTTccctccgcttgtgctctctctctctcaaataaataaataaaattaaaaaaaaatttt encodes the following:
- the LOC125082861 gene encoding 60S ribosomal protein L34-like; protein product: MVQHLTYRRRLSYNTASNKTRLSRTPGNRIVYLYTKKVGKAPKSACGVCPGRLRGVRAVRPKVLMRLSKTKKHVSRGYGGSMCAKCVRDRIKRAFLIEEQKIVVKVLKAQAQSQKAK